Genomic window (Pseudomonas xantholysinigenes):
CGACTTGCCCCAGCAACGCGCCTTGGGCCGGGCCGGGAATGGCTGCGGCAATGGCGAAGGGAATAATGAACAACCAGATCGATGAGGCCGTCAGCATGGCACCGCTTCCTGTGGTGAGGCCCTCATCCTGGCATCGACACAATGGCGTCGGCAAGTTGGCTGATGGGGCCGCTTGGCCTTTGTCCTGCTGCCTGGGCAATGACGCTCGGGTATCAGCGCCCTCGCTCATGGGCTGGGGTGGCCAACAGCCCATGTTCCGTTGCTGATCTGGCGCGCAGTGCAACCCATGCCAGTCCGGTAACCCATCCAACGGAAACCGCATAGTTAAGACGCTGGTAAAGGCCAAACCCATGCCCCTCGCCGAACGCCTTGCCCATCATGGCAAGCGTCACTCCGGCCAAGACCACGCACAGCACCGAGAACCACCCGAATGCAGGTGAGCCGAGCAATCGCTTGCCCAGCCATCCCCATAGGGCGCTCGCCAGGGTCAGCGACAGAAACATCACCAACCCCGCCAGGTTATGCACCTGTTGCGAGATCGAGGGTTGCTCCGGCGCACACCCTGCATCGCAGGCAAAGTAACCGGTAGCGAAACTGGCCAGCCCGTGCACGGCAATCAACACGGCGCTGAGCTGGGCCAGACGCGAGCCCGCGAACCGCCGCGCCAAACCTATGGCGAACAGGACAAACAACACGCCCAAGGGCAGGTTGTTCACCCAAGCGGAAATCCACTGGGTGGGCGCCCCGACGGCCCCCAGTTGGCTCATCGCCTGATCGATATGGCTGTAGCCTGGGTAGGCCAGCGCGGTCAGGGTCACGCCTGTGAACAGCCAAAGCGGAATCAGTAATCCCAGGCTCAGCAACGTTCGGTCAGCGGTAGTCATGGCAAGACACTTCCTTGTCGTGGTGGTGGGTTGGCCTGTTTTGAGCGGCACGGCCACGTTATCGATTTTTTACCGGGGGCGCATGGTTTGATGACGTGGTGGGGCGACGTGGCAAGCCGGCTTCCACTGCAACCTCCCGAAGTTTTTCGCATTTTGGGGTGACAGATTTCCTGCGCTGCTTCGGCTCTTCAGGGCGCGCGTATCAGTCGCGCCCAAGCCAACCCAGTACAGGAACCCCTTTTCATGTCCACACGCGGCCCTTGCGCTGGGCCTTTGTGGTGTCGCGCAGTGGAGTGGTCTACGCGTCCTAGCCTGTGATGCATGCTTCTTGGCGCCCTGCAATAGCTGTTAAGGGCTATGGGAGGCGCCAGGGGCGGGTTGCTATGCTGCTTTAGTGCCTAGGCATAGGGATTCGCCAGTGCTGGATGGTGCTGCCAATACATGGAGGTTCACATGCAAATCACGTTACCCCTGAGTGTCAGTGACTGGAAATACAAGACGGCAAGCGGCGGTGGGCTGACCGTGATGTGCGCTGCTGGCACCGCGGGTTTGTTGACCTTGACCGACCCGAGCAAGGTCGAGCAGCAGTTCCGCTATGGCTCGCTTGGCCTCGGCGCGGGCGCAGGCGCACGCTTGCCGCGTATCGGCAAGATCAACTTGCAGGTGCGGGGCAGGGGTGTTGGCGTGGCCGGGGCAAGCGAAGACTTCCCGGCGATCGGCGCAGTGCTGGTGGCAGAGTCCGTCGCTGCTCGGGGAGGCTTGACGCGTGACGACTTCAAGGGCGGCTGTGTGTTCTTTGAGGCCGGGCTGGGCCTGGTCGGCGGGGGCGCCGGCTCGGGCGTCCTGTTTGGCCTCGACCCCAAACTGTTGATCCTGGGGACTGCGGCGTTGGGCACCAGCGGGGCGATCCCGCCCTTGGAAATCTATCCGCGCTTGCTGCGCTCGGCCAAGGGCGTGATCTTTTCGCTGGGGTTCAACGCTGGGGTGCAGGCCGGCGGCGGGGCCACGTTGACCGTGGGCGGGCTGTTCTGAGAACAGCCGTGAGCCGGTTGATATCCGCCAATTACTCCGGCGGTAGCGTCAAGCCAAAGCATGCCAGCGCCAGCAGCACGGCCCCCAGCACGATGAACACATAGTTGAGCGCCGTGAAGCGGGCATTGCCCTGGCCCTGCGGGTCACCGGCGGCGGCGTTCAGGCCCTGCTGGCCGAGCCAGGTAATCCAGCCCATGACCGGCAGCATCGCCAGGCTGACGGCGTCCAGCAGTGGATAGCCGATGTTCTTGCGCACCAGGCTGTCGATGATGTTGCTGACGATCAGACCCACCACGAACAGTGTTGCCAGCCCGCTCGGCTGCCACTTGAAGTCACGGCCATCGCGCTTGATACGGGCATCGGCCTCGCGGTACAGCGCATGGGTGAAGAAGATGGCGAAGATCGCCCGGGCCACCGGCCACAGGTTTTCACCGCTGCTGAGCTTGAACTGCTTCCAGTTCTTGTAGGCCCAGTACAGCTGGTAAAGGCTGAAGGTGAGGATGAACAGGGTGAGGAACTTGCCGCGGGAGACCACGTAGAACGGGGCTTGCTCGACGTCCTGGGTGGTCAAGGCCGGTTGCGGCGCATTGTAGAAAGTGTCAGACACGGGCTCTCCTTGGTGTGGGTCTGAAAAAACGCCGCCACGTTACCCCAGCTTGCCCAGTAAAACCACATTGCGGCGGCGGTTGCCCGGCTTTTACCAGCATCTTGAAAGCTGCGGTTACATGCCCGCACGACGGATTTGCCTTCATCCAGCCATAGTTCATGCCCAGGTGAAATTGGCGCGTGAAGCTGGCGCCGCGCCGTTGGTCGGCTGAATTGGAATGCGAGGTGGATTCAGTCGGTATTTTGTACGATGATTTTCGTATTCATGGAGAGTCTCATGCCAAAGGGATTCAAGGCAGTCAGGCATGCAGTCATCGCCGCGCTGGAGTCCGGGAGGTATCTGCACGCGGCGCGAGGCAACATCGAGGTCAAGAACCTGCTGGCCCTTGGGGTGGTCAGTGCTGGCGAGGTGATCGAGATCATCCGCGCTTGTGATGGTAACCATCACAGCAGCAGCCCGCACCATGCGGTACTCGACATCGAAGTGCATGTGCTCAGGCGCCATGGTTGGTACATCAAGTTCTATTTCATCGAGCCACACACGTGGTTCATCAGCGTTCACCGGTGAGAGCTCAAGCATGAATATCCTGTTCGAAGGCGACACTGGCCAGGCCTTGTGCGAGCACTGCCAGGCGGTGGTCACCCTGCACTACACCCGGCGCGATGTGCCATTCAGCGATGGACAGGGTAGT
Coding sequences:
- a CDS encoding DUF998 domain-containing protein, whose translation is MTTADRTLLSLGLLIPLWLFTGVTLTALAYPGYSHIDQAMSQLGAVGAPTQWISAWVNNLPLGVLFVLFAIGLARRFAGSRLAQLSAVLIAVHGLASFATGYFACDAGCAPEQPSISQQVHNLAGLVMFLSLTLASALWGWLGKRLLGSPAFGWFSVLCVVLAGVTLAMMGKAFGEGHGFGLYQRLNYAVSVGWVTGLAWVALRARSATEHGLLATPAHERGR